In the genome of Luteitalea pratensis, the window AGGTCGAGAGCTGGAAGCGCTTCGCTGCGGCACTCGACGCCGTACTGCGCACCGACTGATGCCTCATGCCTGATGCCTGAGACCTGAGACCTGCGACCTGAGAAGCGTGCGTCCCGATCCCGTTTCGCACGAAAGACGCCGATGCAATGGCTCGATAGCGCTCGCACGCGCCTGCGCCTGTTGTTCGCTCGCCGATCCGCCGAGTCGCGGATGGACGACGAGTTCCGGTTCCACATCGAGATGGAAGCTGACCATCTGATGCGGGGCAGAGGTCTCGCTGCCGATGAAGCACGTCGGCAGGCGCTCGCGGCATTCGGGGGCGTCCAAAAGCACAAGGAGGAGTTACGTGAGGGCCGCGGACTGGCGTGGTTGGGCGGCCTGTCGCTCGACGTGAAGCTCGGCTTCCGGATGCTGCTCAAGTATCCGGGCCTGACGCTTGCGGGCGGACTGGCGATCGCCATTGCGATTGGCATCGGCGCCGGCTGGTACGACCTGACCGGCAAGATCCTGTCGCCGCGGATCCCGCTGCCTGAAGGCGACCGCATCGTCACGATCGAGACGCAAGATGCGCGAACGAATGCGCCCGAACATCGGGTGCTGCACGACTTCCAGGAGTGGCGGCACGCACTCGCGACCATCGAGGATCTGGGGGCGTACCGCACGGACACGCGGAACCTGATCGTCGGCAACGCTGCTCCGGAACCGATCCAGATTGCGGAGTTGACGGTCGCCGCGTTGGCCACGACACGGGTGCCGCCGCTGCTCGGGCGCGGCCTGGTGCACTCCGACGAACGGCCCGGTGCGCCGGGCGTGGTCGTGCTCGGCTACGACGTCTGGCAGCGCTACCTCAACGGTCGAGAAGACGTCCTCGGGCTGGTCGTGCGGCTGGGCAACGCACCGGCGACCGTCGTTGGCGTGATGCCCGAAGGGTTCGGCTACCCGTTCAACCACGATGCATGGGCACCGCTGGCGCTGCGCGCTTCGTACCAGCCGCTCGAGGGTGCCCCGATCAGCGTCATCGGAAGGCTCGCATCCGGGACCACGCTCGAGCAGGCGAATGCGGAGGTGCGCGCCTTCGGCCAGCGCTCGTCCGAGGCGTTCCCGGCCACGCACGAGCATCTCCGGCCGGCCGTGACACGGCTCGGCGAAGCCACGGACTTCCTCGATGGTGGGGCGCTTGCCACGCGGAATCTGCCCGTGCTGATGGTGTTGGCGATTGCCTGCATGAGCGTCGGCACGCTGGTGTACGCGAGGACCGCGACACGGGAGGGAGAGATCGCGATTCGTGCGGCGCTCGGTGCGGGCCGGGCCCGCATCATCGGCCAGCTTTTCATGGAAGCGCTCGTGCTCGCGTCCGTGTCGGCGGCGATTGGTCTGCTGGCTGTCGATCGGGCGCTGGCGTGGGGCATCGAAAGCGTCAATCGCGGCAGTGGAGGCGCACCGTTCTGGATGGCGCCTGGCCTGGATCCCTCGACGGTGCTGTATGCCGGTGGTCTTGCGGTCGTCAGCGCGGTGATGCTGTCCGTGCTTCCGGCGCTGCGGGTCACGCGCGCGCGTCTGCAGCCTCATCTCGCGAACCTGGGTACCGGTCGGGCGACGC includes:
- a CDS encoding ABC transporter permease, producing the protein MQWLDSARTRLRLLFARRSAESRMDDEFRFHIEMEADHLMRGRGLAADEARRQALAAFGGVQKHKEELREGRGLAWLGGLSLDVKLGFRMLLKYPGLTLAGGLAIAIAIGIGAGWYDLTGKILSPRIPLPEGDRIVTIETQDARTNAPEHRVLHDFQEWRHALATIEDLGAYRTDTRNLIVGNAAPEPIQIAELTVAALATTRVPPLLGRGLVHSDERPGAPGVVVLGYDVWQRYLNGREDVLGLVVRLGNAPATVVGVMPEGFGYPFNHDAWAPLALRASYQPLEGAPISVIGRLASGTTLEQANAEVRAFGQRSSEAFPATHEHLRPAVTRLGEATDFLDGGALATRNLPVLMVLAIACMSVGTLVYARTATREGEIAIRAALGAGRARIIGQLFMEALVLASVSAAIGLLAVDRALAWGIESVNRGSGGAPFWMAPGLDPSTVLYAGGLAVVSAVMLSVLPALRVTRARLQPHLANLGTGRATLRFGRLWTGAMIAQVALTAMGIPAAMESASQTTRKIRIRGEFPSREYLSARIDLDRPFDEETTAELQKRRTETFEALARRVEQEPGVAAVVFADRVPGAGATRRFATVESSRGATPVYDGDVLTSAVMPRFFDVFDRPILAGRPFHEGDSSPTARTVIVNEAFARAFAREAGHGSPIGARLRYPASSAVADAAAPEPPYEIVGVVRDFDLDPDDKGDEQPSVFHAATAGAMSPLLMSVRMRSAPAALAARLPLMATTVDARILVPDVQPMQDWIRDTFLLVFLAAEVAVTALVLFLSALGIFSLASVSVSRRTREIGLRVSLGAMPRQVLTGILSQAVMLMASGIAGGTALLLIALALGQGPSGQPFEDIALFGGYLGLTSAVMLVACLLACIGPAMRALRLNPSEALRDA